The sequence below is a genomic window from Flagellimonas marinaquae.
GTTATATTTTAACAGAAATCTTTGCGTCTTATCGTAAATTTGCAAAACTTATAAGTATTTATGCGAATACTGGCCTTACCACTTGCTTCTTTTTTGATGGTCTTCATTCTGATGACCTCTTCCTTTGTGCCCCTTTTGGGCAAGGAGTACAGTACGGCCATTATTTTAGGTTCTTCCGAAGAGGAAAACAACACCCACGACACATCGAACAATAAAACATTTGATAGCAAATACTTCCTGTACAAAAGCTTTTTTGCTATGAATCCTTCTATAAATCAGGAGAAAAGCAACAACGCCTTGGGATATGTATTCGCTGTTTTAGAGTTTACACTCGAAACACTAGACCCTCCTCCCCGAAAATTGGTTTAACACTCAATTTTACGTTCAAATCAAATTTTCAACGTCCCCTACCCAGTAATCCCGGTGTGGCGGACAAATCTTACTTATTATTATGTTCAAGAATTTAAAAAATGACTTGCCTGCAAGTATAGTGGTCTTTTTTGTGGCACTACCCCTATGTTTGGGTATCGCCCTGGCCAGTGGAGCACCTCTCTTTTCGGGTCTCATCGCAGGTATTATCGGAGGAATCGTTGTTGGAGGATTAAGCGGTTCACAAATAGGGGTAAGTGGCCCGGCAGCAGGACTGGCTGCAATTGTTCTTACGGCCATTGGCACTTTGGGGGGTTATCAGAACTTTCTGGTTGCCGTGGTTTTGGGAGGTGTCCTACAGTTTCTTTTCGGAATCTTGAGAGCTGGTGTCATCGCCTACTATTTTCCATCATCCGTAATTAAGGGAATGCTTACCGGTATCGGTATCATCATCATTCTAAAACAGATTCCCCATTTTTTTGGTTACGATGCCGATCCCGAAGGAGATTTTGCCTTTTTTCAAGTAGATGGTGAAAATACCTTTAGTGAAATCATCAATACCGTGAATTTTATAAGCCCGGGTGCTACCATTATTGCGTTTATCTCGTTGGCAATATTGATTTTGTGGAGCCAGGTATTGACCAAAAAATCAAAAATCTTTGAACTTGTACAAGGACCATTGGTAGCCGTAGTCCTTGGAATCATTTATTTTACGGTAACACAGGGAAATGAGACTTGGGGCATCTCTCAAGAACATTTGGTCAGTGTTCCCGTACCCGATAGTTTCGAGTCCTTTTTAGGTTTCTTTAGTTTTCCTAATTTTTCGGTGATCACCAGCACCGAGGTTTGGATCACAGCGTTTACCATTGCACTTGTGGCCAGTTTGGAAACCTTGCTCTGTGTGGAGGCCACAGATAAATTGGACCCTTTAAAAAGAACTACACCCACCAACCGAGAGCTTATGGCCCAAGGAGTAGGCAATACACTGTCCGGTTTGGTCGGAGGACTGCCGGTAACACAAGTTATTGTGCGTAGTTCAGCAAATATTCAATCTGGAGGTAAAACAAAAGCTTCTGCCATTATCCATGGTTTTTTACTTTTGGGATCGGTCATCATCATCCCGACCCTTCTCAATAAAATACCTCTGTCCGTTTTGGCGGCCATCCTATTTATTGTAGGTTACAAACTTGCAAAACCGAGCTTGTTCAAAACTATGTACCAAGCAGGTTGGAAACAATTTGTTCCATTTATCGTAACCGTTGTTGGTATTGTTTTCACAGACCTTTTGGTAGGAATCAGCCTTGGTCTATTGGTTGGAATCGTGGTAGTTTTGATCAAGAGTTACCAAAACTCACACTTCCTTCATATAGAGGATAAGAGCAATGGTGCCCACAAAATTAAAATGACCTTGGCAGAAGAAGTAACCTTTTTCAACAAAGGGGCCATTCTAAAAGAGTTGGATAGCCTTCCAGAAAATTCGTACCTGGAATTGGACGTAAGAAAAACACGCTATCTTGATAATGATATCGTGGAAATTTTAGAGGATTTTTCCAGCAAGGCCAAAAATAGAAACATCGACATCAAAATAATTTCTGAAAGAGGTGAAGTCGAAAATCCGGAGAGCTATATCGAATTCTTTAATCTAAGACCGAAAAAATCGGCATAATAATATATTTATGAAAGCACACACAAAAGAAACGCAGTTGACGATGACCCCTAAAAAAGCCATCGATTTTTTAAAGGAAGGGAATGAGCGGTTTCAACAAAACTTAAAAGCAAACAGAAACCTTTTGGAACAAGTGAACGATACCAAGGATGGGCAATTTCCTTTTGCGACCATTTTAAGTTGTATCGATTCCCGAGTTTCTGCAGAGCTTGTGTTCGATCAAGGTCTTGGCGACATTTTCAGCATAAGAATTGCCGGGAACTTTGTGAACGAAGACATTTTGGGGAGTATGGAGTTTGCCTGTAAGTTGGCCGGCACAAAAGCTATTGTTGTACTAGGCCACACAAGCTGTGGTGCTGTTAAGGGAGCTTGTGACCATGCTCGCCTAGGTAACCTAACTGCTTTGATAAACAAGATTGAGCCTGCAGTAGAAGCTGTATCCGAGCCAAAAGATGAAAGCATGAGAAACTCCAAAAACTTGGAATTTGTTGATGCTGTCGCGGTTAAAAATGTGGAAATGACCTTGGACAACATCCGAAAACAGAGCGAAGTGCTCAAGGAAATGGAGGAAGCGGGTGAAATAGCCCTAGTCGGTGCCATGTACGACATATCCGATGGTAAAGTGACTTTTTTATAAATTCACATTAACTTTACGTAAGCAATGCCAGTAGGGTTTCCTGCTGGCATTTTTTAAGTATAAATATTTCTATATTCAATTACCAAAAACAACAGCCATACCATGTTCAAACACTTTAGAGGAGATTTATTCGGTGGAATTACAGCGGGCATTGTAGCGCTTCCCTTGGCACTAGCCTTTGGTGTAAGTTCCGGTCTTGGTCCGAGCGCTGGTCTGTACGGTGCTATTTTTATTAGCTTTTTTGCCGCACTTTTTGGTGGTACAAACACCCAAATCTCCGGCCCTACCGCACCCATGACAGCGGTTAGCATGGTAGTTATTGCAGGTATTATTGCCGTAAACGATGGAGATGTGGGTAAAGCACTCCCGGCCATTCTTACTGTATTTCTTTTGGCAGGCCTTATGCAAATTGGTTTGGGTCTTGTTGGGCTCGGAAAGTATATAAAATACATTCCATATCCCGTGGTTTCCGGGTTTATGACCGCAATTGGTGTAATAATACTAGTTACCCAGATATTACCAGCTGTTGGGTATTATCCAAAAGAAGACTCGGACTATGTAAACCAATTTATGCCAGAAGCCGAAGAAAAAATCTTGGAAAACATTCTAAAAGAAGAAGCCGGAGAAGGAATTTTGGTATTGGAAAATTTCACGGAAACCATTAAAAGAGCCGAAAAGATCACCCATGATGATATGTTGAAAGAAGCCAGTACTTTGGCATCCAAAGATGCCTCGGGCGTTCTTGGAACTTTTAAAGTACTGCCCAGGGCAATCAACAACATCAATTGGTTGGAGCTTGCTTTGGCGTTAGCGACCATTTTTATAATTTATGGGTTCAAAAAAATTACAACCGCAATTCCGAGTACTTTGGTGGCTTTGATAGCTGTTTCCGGGGTTGCATATGGTTTTGGTTGGAACTACAGGCCCATAGAACAAATTCCCAGTGGCTTGCCCGTACCAAATCTGGATATTTTTACGTCGTTTCAATTTGATTCGGTAAGCCCCTACATTTTTACGGCACTTACACTGGCACTGCTTGGTGCCATTGATTCCCTTTTAACCTCCGTGGTTGCCGACAATATGACCCAGACCAAGCATAAACCCAATCAAGAATTGGTAGGCCAGGGTATCGGAAACAGTATTGCTGCCATTTTTGGTGGAATCCCTGGAGCTGGTGCAACCATCAGAACCGTTGTGAACATAAATTCTGGTGGAAAAACAAAGCTCTCCGGTATGGTCGCTGGCATTTTATTATTGGTTATTCTGCTAGCCCTAGGACCAGTAGCTTCGCAAATACCTGCAGCCGTGTTGGCCGGTATATTGGTCACAGTAGGTATCGGTGTTATGGATTATCGGGGATTAAAAGCCATTCCACATCTGCCCAAAGACATTAAACTTGGACCACTAAAATTAAGCTCGGAAGTGATTATTATGTTAGTGGTATTGGTACTTTCTTCGGTTTGGAACTTGGTATATGCCGTTGGTATTGGTCTTGTTATAGCTTCGCTAATGTTCATGAAAAAAATCGGAGACCTAACCGCTAAGCATTCCAAAGTAAAGGCTCTTCGGGAAGAAGCATGGTCAGATGAAAAAAATGTGCCAAAAAAAATCCTGGACAAAGTATTTATAAAACACATAAACGGACCTTTGTTCTTTGGTTCGACCAACGAGTTTCAACAACTTGCCTCCCAAATTCCAGATTCTGCTTCCACTGTAATAATTAGAATGGGCAGAATGCAGTATATGGACCAAACAGGGCTCTATGCAATGGAAGATGTGTTGCAAGATCTAAAACGAAAGGGCGCAACAATACTATTGGTCAATATTTTGGAACAGCCAAGGTATATGCTCGAACGAATAGACATTATTCCTGACCTGATTCCGGAAAACAACGTTTTTAGCAATTTAAAGTCGTGTTTGGCATGGGTAGATACCCATCTAAACACGGAGGAATAAAAACGAACAGACATTGCCAAAAACTATTTTCCGCCCGAATATTTACTTTTTAACCATAGAATATTTTTTGGGATGAACACTATTTACAGTGAAATCCGGTTCTCGGAACGGTAGATATTATCGCATAACCCATATATTCTAGGACAATTTGCTAAATTTGTCCGCCAATAGCGTAATCAATCATGATTGAGACCATAAAGGAACATATTGCCGAAGTAGAAAAGTTCACTTCGACCTCTACAGATGAAATTGAAGCATTCCGAATCAAATACTTGGGAAAAAAAGGACTGTTGAACAGTTTCTTTTCGGAATTTAAAAACGTGCCAAATGATCAAAAAAAGGATTTTGGCAAGGTAATCAATCAATTAAAGAGTGCCGCTACCAATAAAGTGAACGAACTCAAGGAAGCATTGGAAAGCCAGGCTGAAGTAGCTGGGAAATATGGGGACCTAACACGCCCTGGCGAACCTGTATCGCTAGGTGCACGCCACCCTATATCCATTGTAAAGAACCAGATCATAGATATTTTCTCAAGAATCGGTTTCAATGTATCCGAAGGTCCTGAAATCGAGGATGATTGGCACAACTTTACAGCGCTCAACCTACCGGAATACCATCCGGCACGGGATATGCAGGATACATTTTTTATCCAGACCGACCCCGACATCCTACTGCGTACCCACACCTCATCGGTACAAGTAAGGTACATGGAAGCCAATCAGCCTCCTATTAGAACTATTTCGCCCGGGAGAGTGTACCGAAACGAGGCAATTTCTGCCCGCTCACATTGTTTTTTTCACCAAGTGGAAGGTTTGTACGTAGATAAAAATGTGTCTTTCGCAGATTTAAAGCAAACGCTACAATATTTTACTTCTGAAATGTTTGGGAAGTCAAAAATAAGACTACGCCCATCTTATTTTCCATTTACCGAGCCCAGTGCCGAGGTAGATGTATATTGGGGGCTGGAAACCGAAACCGATTACCGTATGACCAAAGGTACCGGATGGCTGGAGATTATGGGCTGTGGCATGGTGGATCCCAATGTGCTCAAAAATTGTGGAATAGACCCAGAAGTATATTCAGGCTTTGCCTTTGGAATGGGAATAGATCGGATTGCTCTTTTGTTGCATCAGATTTCAGACATTAGATTGCTCAGTGAAAACGATGTACGTTTCTTGGAGCAGTTTAAGAGCGCCCTTTAGATCATAATTTTTATGAAAAAGGATTTTGAAATTCCGATTGCCACCGACGTACACGTGGCCATAGTACATGAATGGAACGAAGAATTTCTATCCAAAGATTGGAACGCCTATTTAATAAACAACAGGTCGGATACCATCGAAATGGCCATTGTGGTTTCCAAAGGGTTTGATGGAGATACCAGAACATCCACCATACGACATGGTATTGGAACACTGGAACCGGGCAGCTTTAAAAAAGTAGAAGTATTGCAAGAAGATGTCCTTGCACTAAACAATGAGTTCTTTGTAACTTTTTTTGCCGAGAACAAACTCTTTGAAAAACGATTTTTATTTCCAAAACATACGGTTACAGAAAAAAATCTCAGTACCATCCCCGTAATACAATCAGAAGGGGTTTTATCAAAAGATTGACCTAGCGTTTTCCTCCATTTCCATCTTTTAACAAACTTTTAGTTCTTATTAGTTCGGTAATTACCGAACCAACACTAATTTTGCGCTTCAATTTTTAAAAAAATGTCCAGAGAAGAGCAAAAAAAAGAACTGATCGAGGAACTTGGAATCCATTTGGAAAACCAACACGATATTCCGCCATTGGCTGCAAGACTATATGCAATGCTTGTGGTCACCAACCGTAATGGGCTCAGTTTTGAAGAATGCCAAATTAACCGATGTGCAAGTAAAAGCTCCATATCTACCGCAATTAATCTCCTACTAAAATTGGGATTGATCACCTACTTCACCAAACCGGGAGACAGGAAAAGATATTTTAAGACATCAGCGGCCAACACTTTCTACCTAAACAAATTGGAAGAAAAGTTAAAACGTATTGAGACAGAAAACCGAATTATAACGAAAATCAGAAACTATAATCAAACTTATAATCCCGAAAGGTACGAGACCAATAAAGAACGGGCAGAGATCTATCACTCATTTATTAAGCAAAGTGAAGAATTACTGAGCAACACCCTTCAAGTACTTAAAGAATTAGAAAATCATAATCACAATTAAACAACCCCAACAATAATAAACATGAAAAAAATTGCATTAGGCCTATCTGCCATTAGTCTTGCTATTTTTGCTTCCTGTGGTGGTAAAAATGAGCAACAAGCCACTGCTCCTCAAGCGCCATCACTAAAAGTAAATACCCTAGAGAAACAGGACATTACCTTGTACAACTCCTACTCTACCAATATAGAAGGGGAACAAAACGTTGAAATTTGGCCAAAGGTCTCCGGTTTTGTCCAAAAAATCTATGTTGAAGAAGGTCAACAAGTTAAAAAAGGCCAGTTACTTTTTAAACTGGAAACCCAGACGCTTTCTCAAGATGCCCAAGCCGCCAAAGCAGCAGTAAATGTCGCCCAAGTAGAAGTGGACAAGCTAGTTCCGTTGGTTGAAAAGAACATTATAAGCGAAGTTCAACTAAAAACGGCCAAGGCTCAATTGGAACAAGCAAAAAGTACCTATAGCAGTATTGCAGCCAACATTGGGTACTCCAATATTGTTAGTCCCGTTAACGGTTATATTGGGGAGATTCCATACAAAGTGGGCGCCTTGGTAAGCAGTTCAATGGGACAACCATTAACGGTAGTATCGGATATAAGTACGGTACGCGCTTATTTCTCCATGACAGAAAAGCAACTTTTGGAGATGAAGAGCAAAATGACCAAAGGTGGTGCTTCGGTTTCTTCGGAGAATTCTCCAGAGGTGGAATTGGTAATGATCAATGGTGAAACATATCCACATAAAGGGAAGATTGCCATGGTGAACAATATCATCAATCCAACTACAGGAAGTGTTACCTTAAGAGCAGATTTTAACAATCCCAACTTTTTATTGAGTTCCGGAAGTACGGGAACCATCAAGGTACCTTCTCCTCAAAAAGATGTTATGGTTGTCCCCAAAATGGCCACAGTGGATATACAAGGGAACAAATTGGTCTATATTCTTCAAGATGACAACACTGTAAAATCACAAAAAATCAACATTATTAATCAGACCGATTCGGAGTATTTGGTATCCCAAGGTGTACAACCCGGAAACACGATTGTTGTAGAAGGTGTTTCCAAACTTAGGGAAGGACAATCCATAAATCCAATTAAATAACACATCACATAAGTAAAAGATAACCCATGTTTCAAAGATTTATAGATCGGCCCGTGCTCTCCACGGTGATTTCGATAATCATTGTTATTCTCGGTCTTTTAGGTTTAAGTAGCCTAGCGGTAGAAGAATATCCAGAAATTGCTCCGCCGACCGTTCAGGTAACAAGTACCTACACCGGTGCCAATGCGGAAACCGTCCTCAAAAGTGTGGTGGTTCCTTTGGAGGAACAAATCAACGGTGTAGAAGACATGCTCTACATGACCTCCAATGCCAGTAACGACGGTAACGCCACAATCAATGTATTCTTTAAGTTGGGCACAAACCCCGATATTGCCGCGGTAAACGTGCAGAACCGAGTGGCCCGAGCCAATAGTGTACTGCCACAGGCTGTGGTACAAACAGGGGTAATTACCCAAAAGTCACAGACCAGTGCCCTTATGTTCTTCTCTTTATTCTCGGAGAACGAAAATTACGATGCAACCTTTGTAGAGAACTACGCAAGAATAAATATAGTTCCCAAACTTCA
It includes:
- a CDS encoding SulP family inorganic anion transporter produces the protein MFKNLKNDLPASIVVFFVALPLCLGIALASGAPLFSGLIAGIIGGIVVGGLSGSQIGVSGPAAGLAAIVLTAIGTLGGYQNFLVAVVLGGVLQFLFGILRAGVIAYYFPSSVIKGMLTGIGIIIILKQIPHFFGYDADPEGDFAFFQVDGENTFSEIINTVNFISPGATIIAFISLAILILWSQVLTKKSKIFELVQGPLVAVVLGIIYFTVTQGNETWGISQEHLVSVPVPDSFESFLGFFSFPNFSVITSTEVWITAFTIALVASLETLLCVEATDKLDPLKRTTPTNRELMAQGVGNTLSGLVGGLPVTQVIVRSSANIQSGGKTKASAIIHGFLLLGSVIIIPTLLNKIPLSVLAAILFIVGYKLAKPSLFKTMYQAGWKQFVPFIVTVVGIVFTDLLVGISLGLLVGIVVVLIKSYQNSHFLHIEDKSNGAHKIKMTLAEEVTFFNKGAILKELDSLPENSYLELDVRKTRYLDNDIVEILEDFSSKAKNRNIDIKIISERGEVENPESYIEFFNLRPKKSA
- a CDS encoding carbonic anhydrase family protein, whose translation is MKAHTKETQLTMTPKKAIDFLKEGNERFQQNLKANRNLLEQVNDTKDGQFPFATILSCIDSRVSAELVFDQGLGDIFSIRIAGNFVNEDILGSMEFACKLAGTKAIVVLGHTSCGAVKGACDHARLGNLTALINKIEPAVEAVSEPKDESMRNSKNLEFVDAVAVKNVEMTLDNIRKQSEVLKEMEEAGEIALVGAMYDISDGKVTFL
- a CDS encoding SulP family inorganic anion transporter produces the protein MFKHFRGDLFGGITAGIVALPLALAFGVSSGLGPSAGLYGAIFISFFAALFGGTNTQISGPTAPMTAVSMVVIAGIIAVNDGDVGKALPAILTVFLLAGLMQIGLGLVGLGKYIKYIPYPVVSGFMTAIGVIILVTQILPAVGYYPKEDSDYVNQFMPEAEEKILENILKEEAGEGILVLENFTETIKRAEKITHDDMLKEASTLASKDASGVLGTFKVLPRAINNINWLELALALATIFIIYGFKKITTAIPSTLVALIAVSGVAYGFGWNYRPIEQIPSGLPVPNLDIFTSFQFDSVSPYIFTALTLALLGAIDSLLTSVVADNMTQTKHKPNQELVGQGIGNSIAAIFGGIPGAGATIRTVVNINSGGKTKLSGMVAGILLLVILLALGPVASQIPAAVLAGILVTVGIGVMDYRGLKAIPHLPKDIKLGPLKLSSEVIIMLVVLVLSSVWNLVYAVGIGLVIASLMFMKKIGDLTAKHSKVKALREEAWSDEKNVPKKILDKVFIKHINGPLFFGSTNEFQQLASQIPDSASTVIIRMGRMQYMDQTGLYAMEDVLQDLKRKGATILLVNILEQPRYMLERIDIIPDLIPENNVFSNLKSCLAWVDTHLNTEE
- the pheS gene encoding phenylalanine--tRNA ligase subunit alpha; the encoded protein is MIETIKEHIAEVEKFTSTSTDEIEAFRIKYLGKKGLLNSFFSEFKNVPNDQKKDFGKVINQLKSAATNKVNELKEALESQAEVAGKYGDLTRPGEPVSLGARHPISIVKNQIIDIFSRIGFNVSEGPEIEDDWHNFTALNLPEYHPARDMQDTFFIQTDPDILLRTHTSSVQVRYMEANQPPIRTISPGRVYRNEAISARSHCFFHQVEGLYVDKNVSFADLKQTLQYFTSEMFGKSKIRLRPSYFPFTEPSAEVDVYWGLETETDYRMTKGTGWLEIMGCGMVDPNVLKNCGIDPEVYSGFAFGMGIDRIALLLHQISDIRLLSENDVRFLEQFKSAL
- a CDS encoding GbsR/MarR family transcriptional regulator encodes the protein MSREEQKKELIEELGIHLENQHDIPPLAARLYAMLVVTNRNGLSFEECQINRCASKSSISTAINLLLKLGLITYFTKPGDRKRYFKTSAANTFYLNKLEEKLKRIETENRIITKIRNYNQTYNPERYETNKERAEIYHSFIKQSEELLSNTLQVLKELENHNHN
- a CDS encoding efflux RND transporter periplasmic adaptor subunit, whose product is MKKIALGLSAISLAIFASCGGKNEQQATAPQAPSLKVNTLEKQDITLYNSYSTNIEGEQNVEIWPKVSGFVQKIYVEEGQQVKKGQLLFKLETQTLSQDAQAAKAAVNVAQVEVDKLVPLVEKNIISEVQLKTAKAQLEQAKSTYSSIAANIGYSNIVSPVNGYIGEIPYKVGALVSSSMGQPLTVVSDISTVRAYFSMTEKQLLEMKSKMTKGGASVSSENSPEVELVMINGETYPHKGKIAMVNNIINPTTGSVTLRADFNNPNFLLSSGSTGTIKVPSPQKDVMVVPKMATVDIQGNKLVYILQDDNTVKSQKINIINQTDSEYLVSQGVQPGNTIVVEGVSKLREGQSINPIK